One segment of Leeia aquatica DNA contains the following:
- a CDS encoding 50S ribosomal protein L25/general stress protein Ctc, with protein sequence MKIEVIAQSRAKQGSGASRRLRHAGKVPGIVYGGNVAPLVIELDHNNLFHAMRNEAFHSSILDLVVDGKAEKVLLRATQWHAYKQQIQHVDFQRVAADQKLHMKVPLHFVNGEIAPGVKLGGGIVNHILTEVEVSCLPGDLPEFIEVDLSKLAAGAAVHLSELKLPKGVELVSLGRGEDLAVAAIAAVRGGGSAE encoded by the coding sequence ATGAAAATCGAAGTTATTGCACAAAGCCGTGCGAAGCAAGGTTCGGGTGCGAGCCGCCGCCTGCGTCACGCTGGCAAGGTGCCGGGTATCGTTTATGGTGGCAATGTGGCCCCGTTGGTGATCGAGCTGGATCACAACAACCTGTTCCACGCCATGCGTAACGAAGCATTCCACTCCTCCATCCTGGATCTGGTGGTGGATGGCAAGGCAGAGAAAGTGCTGCTGCGCGCAACCCAATGGCACGCATACAAGCAACAAATCCAGCACGTGGACTTCCAGCGTGTGGCCGCTGACCAGAAGCTGCACATGAAGGTGCCGCTGCACTTCGTTAATGGCGAAATTGCCCCGGGCGTGAAGCTGGGCGGCGGTATCGTCAACCACATCCTGACCGAAGTGGAAGTGTCCTGCCTGCCGGGCGATCTGCCGGAATTCATCGAAGTGGACCTGTCCAAGCTGGCCGCAGGCGCTGCAGTGCACCTGTCCGAGCTGAAGCTGCCGAAGGGCGTGGAGCTGGTGTCGCTGGGCCGTGGTGAAGACCTGGCTGTGGCCGCCATTGCCGCTGTACGCGGCGGCGGTAGCGCCGAGTAA
- a CDS encoding CHASE2 domain-containing protein: MLEALKRYRWPLLLSILVQVALLLHVVGIWHSEPLTRLEYQLYDMRLNLTRQDKVDPRIVILDIDEKSLAEVGRWPWSRHRLAELMDVLFQHYHIKLAGFDVVFAEPDHSSGLPALQQLAKGTLANNPDYQAALQQLTPTLDYDARFARSLSGRPTVLGYYLSGDSEQQSGQLPPPVMDAGQLPPSNLQGAQQAIGFGANLPILQKAARSAGHFNPIPDLDGVTRRVAMLSGFNGHYYEPLSLAMYRSLNGQPPVLLEKPAGVGSDNYAAIDYLRVGDARIPIDTELAARVPYRGPAGSFAYLSISDVLAKRVPLSALQGRIVLVGTTAPGLMDLRSTPFSAVYPGVEVHANLLAGMLDNRFPAHPTYLLGAEVLLLLILGIVLLLILIRAKPLKAALTCLLAVLLVLGGNLWLWRQEYVDMPLAASLALIAAFFIIHMTYGYFFESRSKRQLAGVFGQYVPPELVEKMSADPEKYTMEGDSRELTVLFSDVQGFTSIAEQLDPQQLTSLINEFLTELSTVIRQQHLGTIDKYMGDCIMAFWGAPVADPDHARSAILSALDMQKVMRQLAPRFAERGLPELVIGIGINSGRMTVGDMGSQYRKAYTVMGDAVNTAARLESLTRLYGVDIIVGELTRNATRKEFLYRELDHVRVKGKDEPVTIYQPVCLASEASAEQTRAVQLFQQALRHYREQNWDMAELQLLSLQQAEPNSTLYALFLQRIAHYRKQPPAPDWDGVSQMDSK; the protein is encoded by the coding sequence ATGCTGGAAGCGCTGAAACGCTACCGCTGGCCCTTGCTGCTCAGTATTCTGGTGCAGGTGGCGCTGCTGTTGCATGTGGTCGGCATCTGGCACAGCGAGCCCTTGACCCGGCTGGAGTATCAGCTCTACGACATGCGTCTCAACCTGACACGGCAGGACAAGGTCGATCCGCGCATCGTCATTCTCGACATTGACGAGAAGAGCCTGGCCGAGGTCGGGCGCTGGCCGTGGTCTCGCCATCGGCTGGCCGAGCTGATGGATGTGCTGTTCCAGCACTATCACATCAAACTGGCGGGCTTTGACGTGGTGTTTGCCGAGCCCGACCACAGCTCGGGTTTACCTGCGCTGCAACAGCTGGCGAAAGGTACGCTGGCCAACAATCCGGACTATCAGGCCGCCCTGCAGCAGCTGACCCCGACACTGGACTATGATGCCCGCTTTGCCCGCAGCCTGTCCGGTCGCCCTACCGTGCTGGGCTATTACCTGAGCGGCGACAGCGAACAGCAAAGTGGCCAGCTGCCGCCGCCGGTGATGGATGCCGGGCAACTGCCCCCCTCCAACCTGCAAGGCGCCCAGCAGGCCATCGGCTTTGGTGCCAATCTGCCCATCCTGCAGAAGGCGGCACGCAGTGCCGGGCATTTCAACCCGATACCGGACCTGGATGGCGTCACCCGCCGGGTGGCCATGTTGTCTGGCTTCAATGGGCACTATTACGAGCCGCTGTCTCTGGCCATGTATCGCAGCCTCAACGGTCAACCCCCGGTGCTGCTGGAAAAGCCCGCCGGGGTGGGTAGTGACAACTATGCGGCCATTGATTACCTGCGGGTGGGTGATGCCCGCATCCCGATTGATACCGAACTGGCAGCCCGTGTGCCCTATCGGGGACCCGCCGGCAGCTTTGCTTACCTGTCGATCAGCGATGTGCTGGCCAAGCGCGTACCGCTATCCGCGCTGCAAGGGCGCATCGTGCTGGTCGGCACCACCGCGCCGGGCCTGATGGACTTGCGCTCCACCCCGTTCAGCGCCGTCTACCCCGGTGTGGAAGTCCACGCCAACTTACTGGCAGGCATGCTCGACAATCGCTTCCCAGCTCATCCCACTTATCTGCTGGGTGCAGAAGTCTTGTTGTTGTTGATACTCGGCATTGTGCTGCTGTTGATCCTGATCCGGGCCAAGCCGCTGAAGGCAGCGCTGACCTGCCTGTTGGCGGTATTGCTGGTGCTGGGTGGCAATCTGTGGTTGTGGCGACAGGAATATGTGGACATGCCGCTGGCCGCCAGTCTGGCCCTGATCGCGGCCTTCTTCATCATCCACATGACCTACGGTTACTTCTTTGAATCCCGCAGCAAGCGCCAGCTGGCCGGTGTTTTCGGTCAGTATGTGCCGCCCGAGCTGGTGGAAAAGATGAGTGCCGATCCGGAAAAGTACACCATGGAAGGCGACAGCCGCGAGCTGACCGTGCTGTTCTCCGATGTGCAGGGCTTTACCAGCATTGCGGAACAGCTGGATCCGCAGCAGCTCACCAGCCTGATCAACGAATTCCTGACCGAGCTGTCTACCGTAATCCGCCAGCAGCACCTGGGCACCATCGACAAGTATATGGGTGACTGTATCATGGCTTTCTGGGGGGCCCCGGTGGCCGACCCGGACCATGCCCGCAGCGCCATCTTGTCAGCACTGGACATGCAGAAGGTGATGCGACAGCTGGCACCGCGCTTTGCTGAGCGCGGCCTGCCCGAATTGGTCATCGGCATCGGCATCAATTCCGGCCGCATGACGGTGGGCGACATGGGATCACAGTACCGCAAGGCGTATACCGTGATGGGGGATGCGGTCAACACGGCTGCCCGGCTGGAAAGCCTGACCCGCCTGTATGGAGTGGACATCATTGTCGGTGAACTGACCCGCAATGCAACCCGCAAGGAATTCCTCTACCGCGAGCTGGATCATGTGCGGGTCAAAGGCAAGGACGAGCCGGTTACCATTTACCAGCCGGTATGCCTGGCCAGCGAAGCCAGTGCGGAGCAAACCCGTGCGGTGCAGCTCTTCCAGCAGGCGCTGCGGCACTACCGTGAACAGAACTGGGACATGGCCGAGCTGCAATTGCTGAGCCTGCAGCAAGCAGAACCCAACAGTACCCTGTATGCCCTGTTTCTGCAGCGTATTGCACATTACCGCAAACAGCCCCCCGCACCCGACTGGGACGGGGTCAGCCAGATGGACAGCAAATGA
- a CDS encoding cyclic nucleotide-binding domain-containing protein, which yields MSTPTTALLQRLHPVASLSPERLEELRGFCFVERIPPGHDPFRMDDTRQKTVWLLGGRLSISFGDGHTQVFSPAEDGAIPTLPLKAPILRATAIDEVALLRIDSDLLDILLTWDQLTQDEALQSDPHHMVSADSLRFGALAALKPAQYRSLLAHLQRIECAAGTVLIREGDAGDYYYLLEQGAATITRQVGGTQQKLAEVGPGAAFGEEALVSDNPRNATVTLTRHSILHRLSKQDFSTLLKQPLLNEVDATTAQQAAQQGATWLDVRFPSEYQHNRLDGAFNIPLNEIRNAVDVLSRERRYLCYCDSGRRAAAAAFLLAQNGYQVSALRGGLQALSALPEPTQS from the coding sequence ATGAGTACGCCTACTACTGCCTTGCTGCAGCGCCTGCACCCGGTGGCCTCGCTGTCGCCGGAACGTCTGGAAGAGCTGCGCGGTTTCTGCTTTGTCGAACGCATCCCGCCCGGGCATGACCCCTTCCGCATGGATGATACCCGCCAGAAAACGGTCTGGCTGCTGGGTGGACGACTGTCGATCAGCTTCGGGGATGGTCATACCCAAGTGTTCAGCCCGGCTGAGGATGGTGCGATCCCGACCCTGCCGCTCAAGGCTCCCATTCTGCGCGCCACCGCCATTGACGAGGTTGCGCTGCTGCGTATCGACAGTGACTTGCTCGACATCCTGCTGACCTGGGACCAGCTCACCCAGGACGAAGCATTACAATCGGACCCGCACCACATGGTCAGCGCCGACAGCCTGCGTTTTGGCGCGCTGGCGGCCCTGAAGCCCGCGCAGTACCGCAGCCTGCTGGCACACCTGCAGCGGATTGAGTGTGCAGCGGGTACCGTGCTGATTCGGGAAGGCGATGCCGGGGATTATTACTACTTGCTGGAGCAGGGTGCCGCCACCATCACCCGCCAGGTGGGTGGCACCCAGCAGAAGCTGGCCGAAGTGGGGCCTGGTGCGGCCTTTGGCGAGGAGGCGCTGGTGTCGGATAACCCGCGCAACGCCACGGTCACCCTGACGCGTCACAGCATTCTGCACCGCTTGTCCAAGCAGGATTTCAGCACCTTGCTCAAACAGCCACTGCTGAATGAGGTGGATGCCACTACCGCGCAACAGGCCGCGCAACAAGGCGCCACCTGGCTGGACGTGCGCTTCCCCTCCGAGTATCAGCACAACCGGCTGGACGGCGCCTTCAATATACCGCTCAACGAGATTCGCAACGCGGTCGATGTGCTGTCCCGTGAACGCCGCTACCTGTGCTATTGCGATAGCGGCCGCCGTGCTGCGGCAGCAGCCTTCTTGCTGGCACAGAATGGCTATCAGGTCAGCGCGCTGCGCGGTGGTCTGCAAGCCTTGTCCGCCCTACCGGAACCCACCCAATCATGA
- the pth gene encoding aminoacyl-tRNA hydrolase: MTIRLMVGLGNPGAEYEATRHNAGFWWVERVARQWGVNLRLEGKFHGYAGRASGQPECWLLLPQTFMNRSGQSVAALVRFYKIEPAEILVIHDELDLPPGGVKLKRGGGHGGHNGLRDIIAHLGTPDFWRLRLGIGHPGERAEVVNFVLKAPTLNEQIEIDRSIDQSLQRLDELRAGKMEAAMLALHTKPR, translated from the coding sequence ATGACAATCCGCTTGATGGTGGGGCTGGGTAACCCCGGCGCTGAGTATGAGGCCACCCGGCACAATGCCGGTTTCTGGTGGGTGGAGCGGGTCGCGCGGCAATGGGGGGTCAATCTGCGGCTGGAAGGCAAGTTCCATGGCTATGCCGGGCGTGCCTCGGGCCAGCCGGAGTGCTGGCTGTTGCTGCCGCAAACCTTCATGAACCGTAGCGGTCAGTCGGTGGCGGCACTGGTACGCTTCTACAAGATCGAGCCTGCCGAGATCCTGGTGATCCATGATGAGCTGGATCTGCCGCCCGGCGGTGTCAAACTCAAGCGAGGGGGCGGCCACGGTGGACATAACGGTTTACGGGACATCATCGCTCATCTGGGTACGCCCGATTTCTGGCGCTTGCGCTTGGGCATTGGTCACCCCGGCGAACGGGCAGAGGTGGTGAACTTTGTACTGAAAGCACCTACCCTGAACGAACAGATCGAGATTGACCGTAGCATCGACCAGAGCCTGCAGCGGCTGGATGAGCTCAGGGCGGGCAAGATGGAAGCGGCGATGCTGGCGCTGCACACCAAGCCGCGCTGA
- a CDS encoding GspE/PulE family protein, producing the protein MNPNSTEGLTQMVDVRDRLTFHRNLQNVINRIHATQNIDELMLELSGEICSQFEADRLTIYVISEDKSSIVSKVKTGLNSFRDIRLPITEQSVAGYCALHKQRLNIADVYNQEELARYSAELRFLAEVDKRTGYRTKQVLVCPILDERDNNLIGVLQLINQRDDQPFSLLVLEGAIELCKTLAIALRQRQSGAPFIPRSRYDHLVVDGILSAPELELAGRSARRKNTDLETVLLSEFQVKVEALGQALSRFYQVPYVGFKADRLKPIELLRNLKQEFIEEKGWLPLEDTKEGLLILTMDPEQVKAGRLAQELFSQYKLQYAVTTHLEFNQTVQAFYGSGSGSISDILSDMEDEPVHDSGPTAEELSAAQDNELVKLVNKIIMDAYQQGASDIHIEPYPGKNKTEVRFRRDGTLVPYIEVPSSYRDPLVTRIKIMCDLDISEKRKPQDGKIKFKKYGPLDIELRVATVPTAGGLEDVVMRILAAGEPIPLDKLGLSPYNRSQLESVVSKPYGLFFVCGPTGSGKTTTLHSVLKFLNTSETKIWTAEDPVEITQKGLRQVQMNPKAGLNFASAMKSFLRADPDVIMVGEMRDRDTTAIGIEASLTGHLVLSTLHTNSAPESIIRLLDMGMDPFNFADALLGILAQRLAKRLCSKCKEAYTPGKEEISRLLNEYCEELKATVQWQRDPKAAFEGIYRDWVKRFANAKGEFTLYRAKGCDHCLDSGYKGRLGLHELLVGSDASKKAIQEHARVAELLAIALNEGMRTLKQDGIEKVLQGDTDMLQVRAVCIK; encoded by the coding sequence ATGAATCCAAACAGCACCGAAGGTTTGACCCAGATGGTCGACGTGCGCGACCGCCTGACCTTCCATCGCAATCTGCAAAATGTCATCAACCGCATCCACGCCACGCAGAATATCGACGAGCTGATGCTGGAGCTGTCCGGTGAGATTTGCAGTCAGTTTGAGGCCGACCGGCTGACCATTTATGTGATCAGCGAAGACAAATCCTCCATCGTGTCCAAGGTCAAGACCGGGCTGAACTCCTTCCGCGACATCCGCTTGCCGATTACCGAGCAAAGCGTGGCGGGCTACTGTGCCCTGCACAAGCAAAGGCTCAACATTGCCGATGTCTACAACCAGGAAGAGCTGGCTCGCTACAGTGCCGAGCTGCGTTTCCTGGCCGAAGTGGACAAGCGCACCGGCTATCGAACCAAGCAAGTACTGGTCTGCCCGATTCTGGATGAGCGTGACAACAACCTGATTGGTGTGCTGCAACTGATCAATCAGCGCGATGACCAGCCCTTCTCGCTTCTGGTACTGGAAGGGGCCATCGAGCTGTGCAAGACACTGGCCATCGCCTTGCGGCAGCGCCAGTCTGGCGCACCGTTCATTCCACGCTCACGCTACGACCACTTGGTGGTCGATGGCATTTTGTCTGCGCCGGAGCTGGAGCTGGCAGGGCGTTCGGCCCGCCGCAAGAATACTGATCTGGAAACCGTGTTGCTGAGCGAGTTTCAGGTCAAGGTGGAGGCCTTGGGGCAAGCACTGTCCCGCTTCTATCAAGTGCCTTATGTCGGCTTCAAGGCAGACCGGCTCAAGCCCATTGAGCTGTTGCGCAACCTGAAGCAGGAGTTCATCGAAGAAAAGGGATGGCTGCCGCTGGAGGACACGAAGGAAGGCCTGCTGATCCTGACCATGGACCCGGAGCAGGTTAAAGCGGGCCGGCTGGCGCAAGAGCTGTTCAGCCAGTACAAGCTGCAGTATGCCGTCACCACCCACCTCGAATTCAACCAGACGGTACAGGCTTTTTACGGCAGTGGCAGCGGCTCGATCAGTGACATCCTGTCGGATATGGAAGACGAGCCGGTCCACGACAGCGGCCCGACCGCCGAGGAGCTGAGCGCCGCGCAGGACAACGAGCTGGTCAAGCTGGTGAACAAGATCATCATGGACGCCTACCAGCAAGGTGCCAGTGACATTCACATCGAGCCCTACCCCGGCAAGAACAAGACCGAAGTCCGCTTCCGCCGTGACGGCACCTTGGTACCGTATATTGAAGTCCCCTCCAGCTACCGTGATCCGCTGGTCACCCGCATCAAGATCATGTGCGACCTCGACATCTCCGAGAAGCGCAAGCCACAGGATGGCAAGATCAAGTTCAAGAAATATGGCCCATTGGATATCGAATTGCGGGTCGCCACCGTGCCGACAGCGGGTGGGCTGGAAGATGTGGTGATGCGGATTCTGGCCGCCGGGGAGCCGATTCCGCTCGACAAGCTGGGCCTCTCGCCCTACAACCGCAGCCAGCTGGAAAGCGTGGTCAGCAAGCCTTATGGCCTGTTCTTTGTCTGCGGCCCCACCGGCTCGGGCAAGACCACCACCCTGCACTCGGTACTGAAGTTTCTCAATACCTCGGAAACCAAAATCTGGACCGCAGAAGATCCGGTGGAAATCACGCAGAAGGGCCTGCGACAGGTGCAGATGAACCCCAAGGCCGGGCTGAACTTTGCCTCGGCGATGAAATCCTTCCTCCGCGCCGACCCGGACGTGATCATGGTGGGCGAAATGCGCGACCGCGACACCACCGCCATCGGCATTGAAGCGTCACTCACTGGTCATCTGGTGCTGTCCACCCTGCATACCAACAGCGCACCGGAATCCATCATCCGTCTGCTCGACATGGGCATGGACCCCTTCAATTTTGCCGATGCCCTGCTCGGTATTCTGGCGCAACGGCTGGCCAAGCGTCTATGCTCTAAGTGCAAGGAAGCCTACACCCCCGGCAAGGAAGAGATTTCCCGCCTGCTCAATGAGTACTGCGAGGAATTGAAAGCCACCGTGCAGTGGCAGCGTGATCCGAAGGCCGCCTTTGAGGGTATTTACCGGGATTGGGTCAAGCGCTTTGCCAATGCCAAGGGTGAGTTCACCCTGTATCGCGCCAAGGGCTGTGACCACTGCCTGGACAGCGGCTACAAGGGGCGGCTGGGCTTGCACGAGCTGCTGGTAGGCAGCGATGCCAGCAAGAAAGCCATTCAGGAACACGCCCGGGTGGCCGAATTGCTGGCCATTGCCCTGAATGAAGGCATGCGCACGCTGAAACAGGACGGTATCGAGAAAGTGCTACAAGGAGATACTGACATGCTGCAAGTACGGGCAGTCTGCATCAAATGA
- a CDS encoding HD domain-containing phosphohydrolase, with translation MTSVLDILARLDKLNAIGRALSAETDLPRLLEAILLAAKDFANADGGTLYRMVDGALQFEALRNDSLGFAMGGTTGTAIPFPPIPLQLADGRPNQHMVVAHAALSGQTVNIADAYSAEGFDFSGTRAFDARTGYRSQSFLTVPMKSHDGSIIGVLQLINAQDGAGQIRSFTAEDQQLVESLASQAAIALNNRLLIQQLEQLFEALINLINAAIDEKSPYTGGHCERVPLLTMMLADAAHQVKSGPLADFHMSEQDRYELKIAGLLHDCGKITTPVHVVDKATKLETIFDRITLVDTRFEILFRDAEIALLKGEMDEAAYTARIHQLENDRELLRATNIGGEYMDEAHLHAVETIAAMPWRDHDGKEQTFLSTDELTNLSVRRGTLNETERNIINHHIVMTIRLLEALPWPAHLARVPEYAGGHHERMDGRGYPRGLTREQMSVQARIMGIADIFEALTARDRPYKPGKPLSESLTILGRMARDQHIDNDLFDVFMRERVYLRYAEQFLEPSQLDHVDPASIPGWSGSRC, from the coding sequence GTGACGTCCGTCCTCGACATCCTGGCCCGGCTGGACAAGCTGAACGCCATTGGCCGTGCCTTGTCCGCCGAAACGGATTTACCACGCCTGCTGGAGGCCATCCTGCTGGCCGCCAAAGATTTTGCCAACGCAGACGGCGGTACCCTGTACCGCATGGTGGATGGAGCGCTGCAGTTCGAAGCGCTGCGCAACGATAGCCTCGGCTTTGCCATGGGGGGAACTACCGGCACCGCCATCCCCTTCCCACCGATTCCCTTGCAGCTGGCCGATGGTCGCCCCAATCAGCATATGGTGGTCGCCCACGCAGCCCTGAGCGGGCAGACCGTCAACATTGCCGATGCCTACAGTGCCGAAGGCTTTGATTTCTCCGGTACCCGTGCCTTTGATGCCCGCACCGGTTACCGCTCGCAGTCCTTCCTCACCGTACCGATGAAAAGCCACGATGGCAGCATCATCGGTGTGCTGCAATTGATCAATGCGCAAGATGGAGCCGGCCAGATTCGCAGTTTTACGGCCGAGGACCAGCAGCTGGTGGAATCCCTGGCGTCACAAGCGGCTATTGCACTGAATAACCGGTTACTGATCCAGCAGCTGGAGCAACTGTTTGAAGCCTTGATCAACCTGATCAACGCCGCCATTGACGAAAAGTCACCCTACACTGGGGGACATTGTGAGCGGGTCCCCCTGTTGACCATGATGTTGGCCGACGCGGCCCACCAGGTCAAAAGTGGCCCGCTGGCCGACTTCCACATGAGCGAGCAGGATCGCTACGAGCTGAAGATTGCCGGGCTGTTGCACGACTGTGGCAAAATCACCACCCCAGTGCATGTGGTGGACAAAGCCACCAAGCTGGAGACCATATTCGACCGCATCACCCTGGTCGATACCCGCTTTGAGATTCTATTCCGTGATGCGGAGATCGCCCTTCTGAAAGGGGAGATGGACGAAGCCGCTTACACTGCGCGCATTCACCAGCTGGAAAACGACCGGGAGCTACTGCGTGCTACCAATATCGGCGGCGAATACATGGATGAGGCCCATCTGCATGCGGTCGAGACCATTGCAGCCATGCCGTGGCGTGACCATGATGGCAAGGAACAGACCTTCCTCAGCACGGACGAACTCACGAACCTGTCCGTACGCCGCGGCACGTTAAATGAGACTGAGCGCAACATCATCAACCACCACATCGTGATGACCATCCGACTGCTGGAAGCCCTGCCGTGGCCGGCGCATCTGGCGCGGGTACCAGAATATGCGGGCGGTCACCATGAGCGGATGGATGGGCGCGGCTACCCGCGCGGACTGACCCGTGAGCAGATGAGTGTTCAGGCTCGCATCATGGGCATTGCCGATATTTTTGAGGCGCTCACCGCGCGGGATCGTCCCTATAAACCCGGCAAGCCCTTGTCCGAGTCGCTGACCATTCTGGGCCGCATGGCACGGGACCAACATATCGACAATGATTTGTTCGATGTCTTTATGCGTGAGCGGGTGTACCTGCGCTACGCGGAGCAGTTTCTGGAGCCCAGCCAGCTGGACCATGTCGACCCGGCCAGCATACCCGGCTGGTCCGGCAGCCGCTGCTAG
- a CDS encoding FHA domain-containing protein: MPKLIMSLDGAELREFTLSGSRMTIGRKPHNDIQIENLAVSGEHAALHSIQGEYYVEDLKSTNGTLVNGSPIEKHFLKHNDEIEIGKFRLRYVAEGAAAPVDSGSFDRTMVLRPGIKPADLPPPPPPQAAPAPAPALPSGRISVLNGSNAGRELELNKNLVTLGKPGVQVAVISRRPQGFFLTHVEGASFPQVNGAAIGSQPHPLQPGDVIELAGVQMRFQQP; the protein is encoded by the coding sequence ATGCCCAAACTGATCATGAGCCTGGACGGTGCCGAGCTACGGGAATTCACGCTGAGCGGCAGCCGGATGACCATAGGCCGCAAGCCGCATAACGACATCCAGATCGAGAATCTGGCGGTCAGTGGTGAGCACGCGGCCTTGCACAGCATCCAGGGTGAGTACTATGTGGAAGACCTGAAAAGTACCAACGGTACCTTGGTCAACGGCAGCCCGATCGAGAAGCACTTTCTCAAGCACAACGATGAGATCGAGATCGGCAAATTCCGTCTGCGCTATGTCGCCGAAGGCGCGGCTGCGCCTGTCGACAGCGGCAGCTTTGATCGCACCATGGTGTTGCGGCCGGGCATCAAGCCTGCCGATCTGCCCCCGCCGCCGCCACCACAAGCGGCCCCGGCACCCGCACCGGCTTTGCCGAGCGGCCGGATCAGCGTCCTCAATGGCAGCAACGCCGGACGCGAGCTGGAGCTGAACAAGAACCTGGTCACGTTGGGCAAGCCCGGTGTACAGGTGGCCGTGATCAGCCGACGCCCGCAGGGGTTCTTCCTGACCCACGTCGAGGGCGCAAGCTTCCCGCAGGTGAACGGTGCTGCCATCGGCAGCCAGCCGCATCCGCTGCAGCCGGGTGACGTGATCGAACTGGCTGGCGTACAAATGCGCTTCCAGCAGCCCTGA
- a CDS encoding ribose-phosphate pyrophosphokinase: protein MAYNNLMVFTGNANPALAEEVVHHLDIPMGHATVGRFSDGEVTVELLENVRGRDVFVLQSTCEPTNDNLMEVLLMVDALKRASAGRITAAIPYFGYARQDRRPRSVRVPISAKVVANMLISAGVDRVLTVDLHADQIQGFFDIPVDNIYATPVLLEDLLQKNYPNLMVVSPDVGGVLRARAMAKLLNSDLAIIDKRRPKANVAEVMNIIGDVEGRTCVIMDDMVDTANTLCKAAEALKQQGADKVLAYATHPVLSGPAVERIAQSALDELVVTNTIPLSPQALACGKIRTLSIAKLMAKTIKRISNEDSVSSLFAE, encoded by the coding sequence ATGGCCTACAACAATCTCATGGTGTTTACGGGCAATGCCAATCCGGCATTGGCGGAAGAAGTCGTTCACCATCTCGATATCCCGATGGGGCACGCCACGGTAGGTCGGTTTTCCGACGGTGAGGTGACCGTTGAATTGCTGGAGAATGTGCGCGGGCGTGATGTGTTCGTGCTGCAATCCACCTGCGAGCCCACCAACGACAACCTGATGGAAGTGCTGCTGATGGTAGACGCGCTCAAGCGCGCATCTGCCGGCCGCATTACCGCTGCCATCCCATATTTTGGCTACGCCCGGCAGGATCGCCGCCCGCGCTCGGTGCGCGTGCCGATTTCGGCCAAGGTGGTCGCCAACATGCTGATTTCGGCAGGGGTGGACCGGGTGCTGACCGTTGACCTGCATGCCGATCAGATCCAGGGCTTCTTTGACATCCCGGTGGACAATATCTACGCCACCCCGGTGCTGCTGGAAGACCTGCTGCAAAAGAACTATCCGAACCTGATGGTGGTGTCGCCGGATGTGGGTGGTGTGTTGCGTGCCCGTGCCATGGCCAAGCTGCTGAATTCGGACCTGGCCATCATTGACAAGCGTCGCCCCAAGGCCAATGTGGCCGAGGTGATGAACATCATCGGTGATGTGGAAGGCCGTACCTGCGTGATCATGGATGACATGGTCGATACCGCCAACACCCTGTGCAAGGCAGCGGAAGCGCTGAAGCAGCAAGGTGCGGACAAGGTGCTGGCATACGCTACCCATCCGGTGCTGTCCGGCCCGGCGGTGGAGCGGATTGCGCAGAGCGCCCTGGATGAACTGGTGGTGACCAATACCATCCCGCTGTCCCCGCAAGCGCTGGCCTGTGGCAAGATTCGCACTTTGTCGATTGCCAAGCTGATGGCCAAGACCATCAAGCGGATCAGCAACGAAGATTCCGTCAGTTCGCTGTTTGCTGAATAA
- a CDS encoding MBL fold metallo-hydrolase yields MTEIRVLGCSGGIGGPLRTTSFLVDQHVLIDAGTGVADLSLAELALVDRVFLTHSHLDHIAMLPLMLDSVGAMRNQPLEVLATSETIAILQQHIFNWQVWPDFSQIPDPQHPFLRFTPIQLGQTIALGRHARLQVLPAEHTVPAVAYALRCSKGSWVFSGDTVGGEAFWRAVNALPDLRYLIMETAFCVREAELARLSKHLSPDTLAEQLACLQLPVELYITHLKPGELELTMQEIHALAARWQPRMLQAGHVFSL; encoded by the coding sequence ATGACGGAAATCCGTGTCCTCGGTTGCAGCGGCGGCATTGGTGGCCCGCTACGCACCACTTCCTTTCTGGTAGACCAGCATGTGCTGATCGACGCCGGGACCGGCGTGGCCGACCTCAGCCTGGCAGAGCTGGCCCTGGTAGACCGGGTCTTCCTCACCCACAGCCACCTTGACCATATCGCCATGCTGCCACTGATGCTGGATTCGGTCGGCGCCATGCGCAACCAGCCGCTGGAAGTGCTGGCGACATCCGAAACCATTGCCATCCTGCAGCAGCACATCTTTAACTGGCAGGTGTGGCCGGATTTCAGCCAGATACCCGACCCGCAACACCCATTCCTTCGCTTCACCCCGATCCAGCTGGGGCAGACCATCGCCTTAGGACGGCATGCCCGGTTGCAAGTCTTGCCCGCCGAGCATACGGTGCCGGCTGTCGCCTACGCCCTCCGCTGTAGCAAAGGCAGCTGGGTCTTCAGCGGTGACACGGTGGGTGGGGAGGCGTTCTGGCGCGCGGTCAATGCCTTGCCCGACCTCAGATACCTGATCATGGAAACCGCATTTTGTGTGCGCGAGGCGGAGTTGGCCCGCTTGTCGAAACACCTGAGTCCGGATACGCTGGCTGAACAACTGGCCTGCCTGCAACTTCCGGTCGAGCTCTACATCACCCATTTGAAGCCAGGCGAGCTGGAACTGACCATGCAGGAAATTCATGCGCTGGCAGCTCGCTGGCAGCCGCGCATGCTGCAGGCCGGCCATGTGTTCAGCCTGTAA